The stretch of DNA TAGATAATACCTACCAGTTTATCAAATTCAAACCTTGCAAGAGGTATAGCCAGTAGAGTGACTCCAATTCCTATTACCTTGTATCTGTTACTGCCCGGTTCGGCTAATCGAGACGCAAAACCATGTGCATTAGCTACCGTTGTAGTTAAAATAGCCAACCAGATTAAAAACCCCATGATATTTTTAACACCGGAACCTACTATTCCAGCCATGTATAGCATAGGCACTTTATAATTTGTAATTTCGGGATATACAGCTAATCCAGCCAAAAGCATAACTCCAGCCGTAATACCTAATCCTATCCCGCCTAGAACTCCGCCAGTTATAGCTTTTCTTGCATTAATACCTTTTCCTATAGTGGTCAATACTGCAATAACTATTATCATATTATATGAAACATACAATAAACCGGATACAAACCAGTGCCTGGTAATATTATCAGGTAACTGCATAATATTTATAGAACCGGGGTTATTTTGCAGCTGTATGATTAATATTGATATTATTAATATCGCAGTTATTTTTAATGGTACCAAAATAGCATTTAACCACACAAATCCTTGTATTCCACATAATAGAACCAGGCAATTTATAACTACTATTATTAGAATTCCATACCAGGCAGTGATATTAAGGTGCTCGCTGAATACTGCTCCACCGCCGGAGAGCATTACACTTAATCCACCTGCCAGCATTAATAGACTTATTATATCAAGTATTTTAGCAATTTTTTTACCTACTAAATAATTAATTATTGTTAAATAATTATCTGTTTTAAATTTTTCCGATAAACAAAGGATAACTGCTCCTAAATAACAAAACAAAATGGTTACTAACAATACTTCTTTGATACCATTGCGGCCATGCACAATTAAAAATTGCATAATTTCTTGACCGGATGCAAAACCTGCGCCTATTACAGCACCCATATATATAGCAGCGATTTTTAAAGTAGAAATTTGTTTATGCACTACCTCACCTCTTCCCTATAAAGTGAGTTTATGCAGTAACTATTTATCTTTTAACTAAAAAAAGAATAAAACCGGACCAACAAGGAAATAAATATATTAGTTGTTGGTTTTTAATATGAGGTGATAATATGGCTGTACTAAACCAGATATTTAAAAGTACTGCAAAAAAATGTAGAGTGCACGTTGAAGACACACTGGCTTCAGAGAAAATATTTATGGCTATAATGGAGAAATTTAATCAGTATAATGTTATCCGGCCCAGACCTGTAGTGCTCTTATGTATAGGCACTGATCGATCAACAGGGGATTGCCTGGGTCCATTGGTAGGAAGCAAGCTAAATTATCAACATAGCAATTTTTTCGAGATATATGGAAACCTTGATTATCCAGTTCACGCAGGTAACTTACAAGAGTGTTTAAGTGAAATTCAACAAAAATATGTAGATCCTTTTGTTATTGCCTTGGATGCTTGCCTGGGAAGTATTGATAACGTTGGTTATATAACCATTGGAGACGGTTCACTGCAACCTGGTGCAGGTGTTAATAAATCATTACCTCCCGTAGGACATATCTATATCACAGGTATTGTTAACGTAGGAGGATTTATGGAGTATTTGGTATTACAGAATACACGGCTTAATTTGGTTATGAAAATGGCAGATATTATAGTTCAGGGATTATCTAAGGTGGCCATAAACTCCCGGCAGGAAAAAGCCCGGAGCTGTTAACTACTCCGGGCTTTTTCCTATATGTTTCACGTGAAACAATTTAATGATTTTTTATTTTTTTAATTAAACTTTGAAATTCATCACTATTATTATATTCAATAATAATCTTACCGCTCCCATTGGAATTGTTTTTTATTTTAACTTTGTTCCCAAGATCCTTAGTAAGCTTTTCTTCCCATTCCAGGGTTACTGGATCAGGTATGTTCTTTTTAATTTGACGCTCGTTTTCAATAAACCTTTTTACAATTTCTTCAGTTTTACGTACACTTAATTGTTGTTTTATTATCTTAAGAGCAAACTTAATTTGAGTCTCGCTATCATGTAAAGATAATAAAGCTCTTGCATGACCAGCAGTTATTATATTCTCCATCAGCATATCCT from Desulfoscipio gibsoniae DSM 7213 encodes:
- the yyaC gene encoding spore protease YyaC — its product is MAVLNQIFKSTAKKCRVHVEDTLASEKIFMAIMEKFNQYNVIRPRPVVLLCIGTDRSTGDCLGPLVGSKLNYQHSNFFEIYGNLDYPVHAGNLQECLSEIQQKYVDPFVIALDACLGSIDNVGYITIGDGSLQPGAGVNKSLPPVGHIYITGIVNVGGFMEYLVLQNTRLNLVMKMADIIVQGLSKVAINSRQEKARSC
- a CDS encoding YkvI family membrane protein, with protein sequence MHKQISTLKIAAIYMGAVIGAGFASGQEIMQFLIVHGRNGIKEVLLVTILFCYLGAVILCLSEKFKTDNYLTIINYLVGKKIAKILDIISLLMLAGGLSVMLSGGGAVFSEHLNITAWYGILIIVVINCLVLLCGIQGFVWLNAILVPLKITAILIISILIIQLQNNPGSINIMQLPDNITRHWFVSGLLYVSYNMIIVIAVLTTIGKGINARKAITGGVLGGIGLGITAGVMLLAGLAVYPEITNYKVPMLYMAGIVGSGVKNIMGFLIWLAILTTTVANAHGFASRLAEPGSNRYKVIGIGVTLLAIPLARFEFDKLVGIIYPIFGYAGLLLIFILILGPPYKFLRLSILKK